A portion of the Homalodisca vitripennis isolate AUS2020 chromosome 2, UT_GWSS_2.1, whole genome shotgun sequence genome contains these proteins:
- the LOC124353897 gene encoding uncharacterized protein CG5098 produces the protein MSGQYPPPNPGHPFTRAPTLPPWGQTTGINMVGSSMNFYGSPHVGLPGRGGQQSWVPQQTHPKPADPNPVYGLQMLMSADGGQRRPPVSEYQQEETMDLSSHSTTPAEPKRMETSDPLRNGTILPAEVNGETEPVRTEQDISESAVTSVIASNPLRESVIDVLNCAKTTENSVLKRVEQSQIMPESLKIANTLAMDTSPSEATDSVNSSFVSSVLKTTSCVEPVITSDPVSSGCDSVIERSSQDVEQDSVVEKSADLPDSALIANDSDLNESQSSYLESSTMTVDTDESKLVVAESPADEIFGMSPQPQPEKNFQPEKLFSQASLASSQESFGSGPTLSLSRESTPSVVVLSSQDSIKTETREIQQAEVVTKQCSEVVSLSSESNLSSATSTTATVLPPSVGDSEPHPSVENVEILLESMFNSQEETSCSSQASAGVPQSVIVSNGSRASGDIFKAADIITPMKEEELAKTLAEDDSIVDDTDVKEEKKEEKITDDIMDEIEKKLEMLTESNSIAQNFDVGHSKMEVSENPKEEPCDDKHVDMENLNQTLSNEPPKQKVEEITSKPNTDIEMLTPKTETGQSSNPFIEVETELEKMFAGIVEPADEACSDNQSQSVVSEPKKPVTNRKPVAKRKKANSRRPSDNSVFGGSSGESTPVRKKGRKRLNDAGSEKISNRKAKTEGGDSGRRGRLPKDTSNDSLSKAKGPFLHIEGSKESPASVVVVNSGVLRTDDDDAIDKASARRRHSSMQRTEGRKAGPAYSSSTLSMRYNSDTADLTWVCVFCKRGPHCMGPEPMGDLFGPYRIPAMPHGDELSQPGVPSDREVVEEQKRRGGGKHAKSLRASGTTELFTQKLGKKSKRSQSTDGWEVQAGLLQVEGGYEVWLHGTCAMWAPGLCMIGSQMVGLDDAIWTSLRTRCSQCGELGAGVGCVVRNCPLTEHYHCATASDWLLDTETYIARCPSHRTRLRPT, from the exons GTATAAATATGGTGGGAAGTTCTATGAACTTCTATGGCTCGCCACATGTGGGACTGCCAGGACGAGGAGGGCAGCAGTCCTGGGTACCTCAGCAGACTCATCCCAAACCTGCTGACCCAAACCCAGTCTATGGGCTCCAAATGTTAATGTCAGCGGACGGAGGTCAGCGGAGACCACCGGTATCGGAGTATCAGCAGGAGGAGACTATGGACCTCTCCAGTCATTCCACTACCCCGGCAGAACCGAAGAGAATGGAGACTTCGGACCCACTGCGGAACGGAACAATTCTGCCGGCAGAAGTGAATGGTGAAACGGAACCGGTTAGGACGGAACAAGACATCAGTGAGAGTGCTGTGACCAGTGTGATAGCGTCAAATCCACTTCGCGAGAGCGTCATAGATGTGTTAAACTGTGCGAAAACCACGGAGAACTCTGTGCTTAAGAGAGTGGAGCAATCTCAGATCATGCCGGAGAGTTTAAAAATTGCAAACACCCTTGCGATGGACACTTCACCAAGTGAGGCTACTGATTCTGTTAATAGTAGTTTTGTAAGTTCCGTTTTAAAGACAACTAGCTGTGTTGAACCAGTTATTACCTCGGATCCTGTCAGTTCTGGTTGTGACTCAGTTATTGAGAGATCAAGTCAGGATGTTGAACAAGATTCTGTTGTAGAAAAAAGTGCAGATCTTCCAGATTCTGCCTTGATTGCCAACGATTCGGACTTAAACGAATCTCAGTCTTCGTATTTGGAGAGTTCTACGATGACTGTTGATACGGATGAGTCTAAATTAGTTGTGGCAGAATCACCTGCCGATGAAATTTTCGGGATGTCACCTCAGCCTCAACCAGAAAAGAATTTTCAACCGGAAAAACTGTTTTCACAAGCCAGCTTAGCATCTTCGCAAGAATCGTTTGGAAGCGGTCCAACTTTGTCACTTTCAAGGGAGTCAACACCATCCGTTGTAGTGCTATCTTCTCAAGATTCCATAAAAACAGAAACAAGAGAAATACAACAAGCAGAAGTAGTTACAAAACAATGTTCAGAAGTTGTTTCTCTTTCTTCAGAGAGTAATTTAAGTTCAGCTACATCCACGACTGCGACGGTACTTCCTCCGTCAGTGGGAGATTCTGAACCTCACCCTTCCGTCGAAAATGTGGAGATTCTTCTGGAAAGCATGTTCAATTCTCAGGAGGAGACCTCCTGTAGCTCCCAGGCTAGCGCTGGAGTGCCTCAGTCTGTTATTGTTTCGAATGGTTCAAGGGCATCCGGGGACATTTTTAAAGCAGCTGACATAATCACACCTATGAAAGAAGAAGAATTGGCTAAGACATTAGCAGAAGATGACAGCATAGTAGACGACACTGAtgttaaagaagaaaagaaagaagaaaaaataacagATGATATCATGGATGAGATTGagaaaaaattagaaatgttGACGGAAAGTAATTCTATTGCACAGAATTTCGATGTAGGACATTCAAAAATGGAAGTTTCTGAAAATCCTAAAGAAGAACCATGTGACGACAAGCATGTTGATATGGAAAATCTAAATCAAACATTGTCAAATGAACCTCCAAAACAAAAAGTTGAAGAGATAACATCTAAACCAAACACTGACATTGAAATGCTCACGCCAAAAACAGAAACGGGGCAGTCGAGCAATCCTTTTATTGAAGTGGAAACAGAACTAGAGAAGATGTTCGCTGGCATTGTAGAACCAGCTGATGAAGCATGCAGTGACAACCAATCACAATCAGTGGTTTCTGAACCAAAGAAACCGGTCACAAACAGAAAACCAGTTGCCAAGAGGAAAAAGGCAAACTCCAGGCGGCCGTCTGACAACAGCGTCTTTGGAGGGTCCTCTGGGGAGAGTACACCAGTTAGGAAGAAAGGGAGGAAACGGCTCAATGATGCAGGAAGTGAGAAAATCTCTAACAGGAAGGCGAAAACGGAAGGTGGAGATAGTGGAAGGAGGGGGAGACTTCCAAAAGACACATCCAATGATAGTTTGAGCAAAGCGAAGGGTCCGTTTTTACATATTGAAGGTTCTAAGGAGAGTCCGGCGAGTGTGGTGGTTGTCAACAGTGGAGTCCTCCGAACTGATGATGATGACGCTATTGACAAGGCCAGTGCGAGAAGGAGACATTCTTCAATGCAAAGGACAGAAG GTCGCAAGGCAGGTCCTGCCTATAGTTCCAGCACCCTGTCCATGCGGTACAACTCCGACACTGCAGACCTGACCTGGGTCTGTGTGTTCTGTAAGAGGGGCCCTCACTGCATGGGGCCTGAGCCAATGGGAGACCTGTTTGGGCCTTATCGGATACCTGCGATGCCACATGGTGATGAGTTGTCACAGCCCGGCGTACCCTCCGACCGAGAAGTAGTGGAGGAGCAAAAGCGACGTGGCGGTGGCAAGCATGCGAAGAGCCTCAGGGCTAGTGGCACCACGGAACTGTTCACCCAAAAGCTTGGCAAgaag AGCAAAAGGTCTCAGTCAACGGATGGGTGGGAGGTTCAGGCTGGTCTACTACAAGTGGAGGGTGGCTACGAGGTGTGGCTGCATGGTACCTGTGCTATGTGGGCTCCTGGCCTCTGCATGATTGGCTCACAGATGGTCGGGTTGGATGATGCCATTTGGACATCTCTGCGGACG